The following are from one region of the Salvia hispanica cultivar TCC Black 2014 chromosome 1, UniMelb_Shisp_WGS_1.0, whole genome shotgun sequence genome:
- the LOC125202516 gene encoding norbelladine synthase-like: MYGTMSAEMTVNVPATEAWKLYSTLQLPKVAKEANSDLISRIDVVQGDGGAGTILEIFIRPGMGRGLTSFKEKFMVVDHDKRVKVAEVVEGGFLDLGFTLYRMRFDVIEVEGNEKQCITRSTVEYELKEEAAANVEIASIKPFTTVMQLSAKYLLRNNDN, encoded by the exons ATGTACGGAACAATGTCTGCTGAGATGACGGTTAACGTACCGGCAACCGAAGCGTGGAAGCTTTATAGCACTCTCCAGCTCCCCAAAGTGGCGAAGGAAGCCAACTCCGACCTCATCAGCCGGATCGACGTCGTCCAAGGGGACGGCGGCGCCGGAACCATTCTCGAGATTTTTATCCGTCCAG GGATGGGAAGGGGATTGACGTCGTTCAAGGAGAAATTCATGGTGGTGGATCACGATAAGCGTGTGAAAGTGGCAGAGGTTGTGGAAGGTGGATTTCTGGATCTAGGGTTCACGCTGTATCGAATGAGATTCGATGTGATAGAGGTGGAGGGAAACGAGAAGCAGTGTATAACTCGATCTACGGTCGAGTACGAGCTCAAAGAGGAAGCTGCAGCGAACGTTGAAATCGCTTCCATTAAACCATTCACTACCGTCATGCAACTCTCTGCTAAGTATTTGCTCCGCAACAATGATAATTGA
- the LOC125202435 gene encoding norbelladine synthase-like, with translation MYGTMSAEMTVNVPATEAWKLYSTLQLPKVAKEANSDLISRIDVVQGDGGAGTILEIFIRPGMGRGLTSFKEKFMVVDHDKRVKVAEVVEGGFLDLGFTLYRMRFDVIEVEGNEKQCITRSTVEYELKEEAAANVEIASIKPFTTVMQLSAKYLLRNNDN, from the exons ATGTACGGAACAATGTCTGCTGAGATGACGGTTAACGTACCGGCAACCGAAGCGTGGAAGCTTTATAGCACTCTCCAGCTCCCCAAAGTGGCGAAGGAAGCCAACTCCGACCTCATCAGCCGGATCGACGTCGTCCAAGGGGACGGCGGCGCCGGAACCATTCTCGAGATTTTTATCCGTCCAG GGATGGGAAGGGGATTGACGTCGTTCAAGGAGAAATTCATGGTGGTGGATCACGATAAGCGTGTGAAAGTGGCAGAGGTTGTGGAAGGTGGATTTCTGGATCTAGGGTTCACGCTGTATCGAATGAGATTCGATGTGATAGAGGTGGAGGGAAACGAGAAGCAGTGTATAACTCGATCTACGGTCGAGTACGAGCTCAAAGAGGAAGCTGCAGCGAATGTTGAAATCGCTTCCATTAAACCATTCACTACCGTCATGCAACTCTCTGCTAAGTATTTGCTCCGCAACAATGATAATTGA